A part of Pseudoliparis swirei isolate HS2019 ecotype Mariana Trench chromosome 8, NWPU_hadal_v1, whole genome shotgun sequence genomic DNA contains:
- the LOC130197516 gene encoding midnolin-like has protein sequence MEQQRGLRSFTPGEAAGCQAAVSTGQPTMRLSVTSTTGTPVELTVPRGETVEGLRTHISHKLRLQTDRIVLLFRDKQLTAGRLLDLGVADGSKLTLLPAIEAGLVCSTSRAERSMMDVLESLTEVQIGDFLSGRSPLTINLGIGAHMMYVQLQLSAQNVAALQQHKDLRAGSSSDLHTGVPTAARTSPPDSSNKTTGSTSETSPRAPDSSDSTSVIQSSAQRPRTSLNSTAADTTVLSHQSFLSHSPNTSSPVPSTASLPFGCQHPSSPQPAATPVCSPATNDSIPGPRSPASASTLKESNVHASSTAELNKPPGAVIESLVSPSPGVFSGTFSGTLAPCSQSGFSHPRRGIGIILQIFNDLLKASYHHQGAQPAPPNQPHCPDVNPPASREGPSKAKSKTLEPQRTERLGKTPGEESHRTCSPTQENQTLHCKLERLQILMQQRRLRRRTRRYSQTSHPYQHHHHRP, from the exons atggagcagcaGCGGGGGCTCCGTAGCTTCACCCCAGGCGAGGCTGCAGGCTGCCAGGCTGCGGTCTCCACCGGTCAGCCAACCATGCGTTTGTCCGTCACCTCGACCACGGGCACCCCGGTGGAGCTCACTGTCCCCCGGGGAGAGACTGTGGAGGGACTGAGGACTCACATCTCCCACAAACTCAGGCTGCAAACAGACAGAATCGTCCTCCTGTTTAGAGACAA GCAGCTCACTGCAGGCAGACTGTTGGACCTGGGTGTAGCAGATGGAAGCAAGCTGACCCTGCTCCCTGCCATAGAAGCTGGTTTAGTG TGCTCGACTTCCAGAGCTGAGAGATCGATGATGGACGTCTTAGAAAGTTTAACAGAAGTCCAG AtcggtgacttcctgtctggccGCTCCCCTCTGACTATCAACCTGGGAATCGGTGCCCACATGATGTATGTGCAGCTCCAGCTTTCTGCCCAGAACGTGGCGGCGCTGCAGCAACACAAGGACTTGAGAGCTGGGAGCAGCAGCGACCTTCACACCGGCGTGCCCACTGCTGCCAGGACGAGCCCCCCGGACTCATCCAACAAAACCACAGGATCCACCTCCGAAACCTCTCCTCGAGCTCCAGACTCTTCTGACTCTACATCCGTGATCCAATCGAGTGCTCAGAGACCCAGAACTTCCTTGAACTCAACAGCTGCCGACACCACTGTCCTTTCACATCAATCCTTTCTGTCCCACTCTCCAAACACATCCTCCCCTGTTCCTTCAACTGCTTCTTTGCCTTTTGGTTGTCAACATCCCAGCAGTCCACAACCAGCCGCCACACCAGTCTGTTCACCGGCCACCAACGACTCTATTCCTGGACCCCGGAGCCCAGCGTCAGCTTCAACCCTCAAAGAG AGTAATGTTCATGCCTCATCCACTGCAGAGCTGAACAAGCCGCCAGGAGCAGTCATAGAGAGTTTAGTGAGCCCCTCACCAGGCGTCTTCTCTGGGACTTTTTCGG GCACTCTGGCCCCATGCAGTCAGAGCGGCTTCAGCCATCCTCGGCGTGGCATCGGCATCATTCTCCAgatcttcaacgacctcctcaaAGCTTCCtaccaccaccagggggctcaaCCTGCCCCTCCCAATCAACCCCACTGTCCTGACGTGAACCCTCCAGCCAGCCGGGAGGGGCCAAGCAAAGCAAAGAGCAAAACACTGGAGCCCCAGAGGACAGAGCGCCTCGGTAAAACTCCAG GTGAGGAGAGTCACCGGACCTGCTCACCCACACAGGAAAATCAAACATTACACTGTAAGCTAGAGCGCCTGCAGATTTTGATGCAGCAGAGGCGTCTACGCAGGCGAACTCGGAGGTACTCACAAACGTCTCACCCGTACCAGCATCATCACCACCGTCCCTAG
- the cirbpa gene encoding cold inducible RNA binding protein a isoform X1, giving the protein MSDEGKLFIGGLSFETNENSLAAAFGKYGTIEKVDVIRDKETGKSRCFGFVKYDNSEDAKDAQDGMNGKTLDGRSIRVDEAGNGGRSRGGFGSGGPRGQRGGGFGGRGRGGGGGGGYNGDRSYGDRSYGERSFHSEGRFSGNQYRNSGGGGGGGGGYSSYRDNRGQGGYAGRGTSYRDGYDGYAANE; this is encoded by the exons ATGTCGGACGAGGGTAAACTGTTCATCGGGGGCCTGAGCTTCGAGACGAACGAGAACTCTCTGGCCGCGGCCTTCGGCAAATATGGAACCATCGAAAAAG TGGATGTGATCAGAGACAAAGAAACGGGAAAATCTCGCTGTTTTGGCTTCGTGAAATACGACAACTCAGAAGATGCCAAAGACGCACAGGACGGCATGAACGGCAAG ACTCTAGATGGACGGTCAATTCGTGTGGATGAAGCAGGAAACGGTGGACGCTCCAGGGGAGGTTTTGGATCCGGTGGCCCAAGaggacagcgaggaggaggatttGGCGGGCGTGGGCGAG gtggtggtggtggtggtggatatAATGGCGACCGGAGCTATGGTGACAGGAGTTACGGCGAAAGAAGCTTCCACTCTGAAGGGAGGTTTTCTGGCAACCAGTACAGGaatagcggcggcggcggaggaggcggcggcggataCTCAAGCTACAGAGACAATAG GGGTCAGGGTGGATACGCCGGCCGCGGTACATCCTACCGTGATGGATATGACGGCTACG CTGCAAACGAGTAA
- the cirbpa gene encoding cold inducible RNA binding protein a isoform X2: MSDEGKLFIGGLSFETNENSLAAAFGKYGTIEKVDVIRDKETGKSRCFGFVKYDNSEDAKDAQDGMNGKTLDGRSIRVDEAGNGGRSRGGFGSGGPRGQRGGGFGGRGRGGGGGGGYNGDRSYGDRSYGERSFHSEGRFSGNQYRNSGGGGGGGGGYSSYRDNRGQGGYAGRGTSYRDGYDGYDW; the protein is encoded by the exons ATGTCGGACGAGGGTAAACTGTTCATCGGGGGCCTGAGCTTCGAGACGAACGAGAACTCTCTGGCCGCGGCCTTCGGCAAATATGGAACCATCGAAAAAG TGGATGTGATCAGAGACAAAGAAACGGGAAAATCTCGCTGTTTTGGCTTCGTGAAATACGACAACTCAGAAGATGCCAAAGACGCACAGGACGGCATGAACGGCAAG ACTCTAGATGGACGGTCAATTCGTGTGGATGAAGCAGGAAACGGTGGACGCTCCAGGGGAGGTTTTGGATCCGGTGGCCCAAGaggacagcgaggaggaggatttGGCGGGCGTGGGCGAG gtggtggtggtggtggtggatatAATGGCGACCGGAGCTATGGTGACAGGAGTTACGGCGAAAGAAGCTTCCACTCTGAAGGGAGGTTTTCTGGCAACCAGTACAGGaatagcggcggcggcggaggaggcggcggcggataCTCAAGCTACAGAGACAATAG GGGTCAGGGTGGATACGCCGGCCGCGGTACATCCTACCGTGATGGATATGACGGCTACG